In Sorghum bicolor cultivar BTx623 chromosome 10, Sorghum_bicolor_NCBIv3, whole genome shotgun sequence, one genomic interval encodes:
- the LOC8068784 gene encoding putative F-box protein At2g04810, with protein WQLQSLSWSDLPPELLGLVLRRLPSLADRVRLRAFCHPWRSNARLQSLPPPLPWLTLLDGTFLSIPDGEIIRMAIPDDAHCYGSIDNWLFLMQRDGGCSLMNPFSKATLDLPKLATVWRGDWFNALSQFNPLFYKVVVPSPLDTSPEFVAVLILDDGNYSRVCICQPPVSTDMSRGGSMEPSTDLGDVAFCNGKLYGVAFCDRLLMFEIG; from the coding sequence TGGCAGCTGCAGAGTCTGTCTTGGTCAGACCTCCCTCCAGAGCTCCTGGGCCTTGTCCTTAGGCGCCTCCCCTCCCTAGCTGATCGTGTTAGACTGAGAGCATTCTGTCACCCATGGCGCTCCAATGCTAGACTGCAGTCCCTACCCCCTCCACTCCCGTGGCTCACACTCCTTGATGGGACCTTTCTGAGCATCCCAGATGGTGAGATCATCCGAATGGCTATACCAGATGATGCACACTGCTATGGTTCCATTGACAACTGGCTCTTCCTAATGCAAAGAGATGGAGGGTGCTCATTGATGAATCCTTTCTCTAAAGCAACACTGGACCTTCCTAAGCTGGCCACTGTTTGGCGTGGAGACTGGTTCAATGCTCTCTCCCAATTTAATCCTCTATTTTATAAGGTGGTAGTTCCCTCACCCCTGGACACCTCACCAGAATTTGTTGCTGTGCTGATCTTGGACGATGGTAATTACAGTAGAGTTTGTATTTGCCAGCCACCAGTTTCTACCGACATGTCCAGAGGCGGGAGCATGGAACCTTCTACAGACCTGGGCGATGTTGCATTCTGCAATGGGAAGCTGTATGGTGTTGCTTTTTGTGACAGGCTTCTTATGTTTGAGATTGGTTGA